In Saccharothrix violaceirubra, the following are encoded in one genomic region:
- a CDS encoding hemolysin family protein — MTFLVVLLLLAGNAFFVGAEFAIITARRDRLEQLGGSRARTVIKAGRELPLLIAGAQLGITLCSLGLGALGEPAVAALLELPFEAMSVPDAVRHGVAFALALVIVVALHTVLGEMVPKNLAIAGPERTALWLVPAHYWFCRMVAPVLRAFTVVSTAVLKLVGVTPKDELESAYTRDELALLIQQSRREGLLEDSEHRRLAQTLSSTERTVADVLVPLDRVTTVSGRPTMGEVEAAVSATGFSRFPVDDAGRLIGYVHVKDVLDLADAEPSTEVPRSRVRGLPEVPVDARLDEALAALRRAQSHLARAVSADGRVHGVVALEDLVEQYVGTVRDGTHVRRDP, encoded by the coding sequence ATGACGTTCCTCGTCGTCCTGCTCCTGCTGGCGGGCAACGCGTTCTTCGTCGGCGCCGAGTTCGCGATCATCACCGCGCGCCGCGACCGGCTCGAACAGCTCGGCGGCAGCCGGGCGCGGACCGTGATCAAGGCGGGCCGGGAGCTGCCGCTGCTGATCGCCGGTGCCCAGCTCGGCATCACGCTGTGCTCGCTGGGCCTGGGCGCGTTGGGCGAACCGGCCGTGGCCGCGCTGCTGGAACTGCCGTTCGAGGCGATGTCGGTGCCGGACGCGGTGCGGCACGGCGTGGCGTTCGCACTGGCGTTGGTGATCGTGGTCGCGTTGCACACCGTGCTCGGCGAGATGGTCCCGAAGAACCTGGCCATCGCCGGGCCCGAGCGCACCGCGTTGTGGCTGGTGCCCGCGCACTACTGGTTCTGCCGGATGGTGGCGCCGGTGCTGCGCGCGTTCACCGTGGTGTCCACGGCCGTGCTCAAGCTCGTGGGCGTGACGCCCAAGGACGAGCTGGAGTCGGCGTACACCCGCGACGAGCTGGCGCTGCTGATCCAGCAGTCCCGGCGCGAAGGGCTGCTGGAGGACTCCGAGCACCGGCGGCTGGCGCAGACCCTGTCGTCGACCGAGCGGACCGTGGCCGACGTGCTCGTGCCGCTGGACCGGGTCACGACGGTGTCCGGCCGGCCGACCATGGGCGAGGTGGAGGCGGCCGTGTCCGCGACCGGCTTCTCCCGGTTCCCGGTGGACGACGCCGGTAGGCTGATCGGGTACGTCCACGTCAAGGACGTGCTGGACCTGGCCGACGCGGAACCCTCGACCGAGGTGCCCCGCTCCCGCGTGCGCGGCCTGCCCGAGGTGCCGGTGGACGCGCGGCTCGACGAGGCCCTGGCCGCGTTGCGCCGGGCGCAGAGCCACCTGGCGCGGGCGGTGTCGGCGGACGGCCGGGTGCACGGGGTGGTCGCGTTGGAGGACCTGGTGGAGCAGTACGTGGGCACGGTCCGCGACGGCACGCACGTGCGGCGCGACCCGTGA
- a CDS encoding hemolysin family protein: MTHILLAVLGLVAVVALTVGTFIAVAAEFSLTALERSTVESHLATVGDAKARTVDKAHRTLSFQLSGSQLAITFTTLITGYIAEPAIAELVSPALTGLGVPAGVARPISLVLALALATALSMVFGELVPKNLAIARPLETARAVAGTQAAFSNVFRWLITALNGAANWLVRRLGVEPAEELASARSPQELGALVRSSAAHGTIDEGTATLLDRSLRFGDRTADELMTPRMRVESLRADATVLDLLAKARETGFSRFPVHQGDLDEVRGLVHVKQAFSVPRDRRATTPVSALTRPVQTVPETLEGDALLDRLRASGLQTALVVDEYGGTAGMVTLEDLVEEIVGDVRDEHDRRETPPVRPLGRDSWLVSGLLRDDEVVEATGFSMPPGDYETLAGLVLSRLGRIPDVGDEIRVDGWRVTVMLMDRHRVAELRVARVGHPVEHVTEALR; this comes from the coding sequence GTGACCCACATCCTGCTCGCCGTCCTCGGCCTGGTCGCCGTGGTCGCGCTGACCGTCGGCACGTTCATCGCCGTCGCCGCCGAGTTCTCGCTCACCGCCCTGGAACGCAGCACCGTCGAGTCGCACCTGGCGACCGTCGGCGACGCCAAGGCGCGCACCGTGGACAAGGCCCACCGCACGCTGTCGTTCCAGCTCTCGGGCTCGCAGCTCGCGATCACGTTCACCACGCTGATCACCGGCTACATCGCCGAACCCGCCATCGCCGAACTGGTCTCGCCCGCGCTGACCGGACTGGGCGTGCCCGCCGGCGTCGCCCGGCCGATCTCGCTGGTGCTCGCGCTCGCCCTGGCCACGGCCCTGTCCATGGTGTTCGGCGAACTCGTGCCCAAGAACCTGGCCATCGCCAGGCCCCTGGAGACCGCACGGGCCGTCGCGGGCACGCAGGCGGCGTTCTCCAACGTCTTCCGCTGGCTGATCACCGCGCTCAACGGCGCGGCGAACTGGCTGGTCCGACGCCTGGGCGTGGAACCGGCCGAGGAACTGGCCTCGGCGCGCTCACCCCAGGAACTCGGCGCGCTCGTCCGGTCCAGCGCCGCGCACGGCACGATCGACGAGGGCACCGCGACCCTGCTCGACCGGTCGCTGCGGTTCGGCGACCGCACGGCCGACGAGCTGATGACCCCGCGCATGCGCGTCGAGTCGCTGCGCGCCGACGCCACGGTGCTCGACCTGCTGGCCAAGGCCCGCGAGACCGGGTTCTCCCGCTTTCCGGTCCACCAGGGCGACCTCGACGAGGTGCGCGGACTCGTGCACGTCAAGCAGGCGTTCAGCGTGCCGCGCGACCGCCGGGCCACCACCCCGGTGTCCGCGCTGACCCGGCCGGTGCAGACCGTGCCGGAGACGCTCGAGGGCGACGCGCTGCTCGACCGGCTGCGTGCCTCGGGCCTGCAGACGGCGCTCGTCGTCGACGAGTACGGCGGCACGGCCGGCATGGTCACGCTGGAGGACCTGGTCGAGGAGATCGTCGGCGACGTGCGCGACGAGCACGACCGCCGCGAGACGCCGCCCGTACGACCGCTGGGCCGCGACAGCTGGCTGGTGTCCGGGCTGCTGCGTGACGACGAGGTCGTGGAGGCCACCGGTTTCTCCATGCCGCCGGGCGACTACGAGACGCTGGCCGGCCTCGTGCTGTCCCGGCTCGGCCGCATCCCCGACGTGGGCGACGAGATCCGCGTCGACGGCTGGCGGGTCACCGTCATGCTCATGGACCGCCACCGGGTCGCCGAACTGCGGGTGGCCCGCGTCGGGCACCCGGTCGAGCACGTGACGGAGGCCCTGCGATGA
- a CDS encoding SDR family oxidoreductase, which translates to MVEPVFLITGASRGIGAATAALAAEAGYRLVLTARDVAALAEYAPSLGTPDRVWVAPCDVRDWAQVKALVERVEGEWGRLDVAFANAGVSVDTSFATERGSSPDQWGDMVLTNVAGPAFTARAALPALTRSGGHLVLTGSAAGRGVRPGNLYSATKWAVTGLAQNIRAECVGTGVRVTLLQPGLTDTGGIPDDRRDDPKLAPEDVARAVLYAVGQPPTVDVNEIVVRPVGQER; encoded by the coding sequence ATGGTCGAACCGGTCTTTCTGATCACAGGTGCGTCACGGGGCATCGGCGCGGCGACCGCGGCGCTGGCGGCGGAGGCCGGTTACCGCCTCGTGCTCACCGCGCGGGACGTGGCGGCACTGGCCGAGTACGCGCCGAGCCTGGGCACCCCCGACCGCGTGTGGGTGGCGCCGTGCGACGTCCGGGACTGGGCGCAGGTGAAGGCGTTGGTCGAGCGGGTCGAGGGGGAGTGGGGACGGCTCGACGTGGCGTTCGCGAACGCGGGCGTCAGCGTGGACACGTCGTTCGCCACCGAGCGCGGCTCGTCGCCCGACCAGTGGGGCGACATGGTGCTGACCAACGTGGCCGGGCCCGCGTTCACCGCGCGGGCCGCCCTGCCGGCGTTGACCAGGTCCGGCGGGCACCTGGTGCTGACCGGATCGGCCGCCGGCCGCGGCGTGCGGCCGGGCAACCTGTACTCCGCGACGAAGTGGGCCGTGACCGGGCTGGCGCAGAACATCCGGGCGGAGTGCGTGGGCACGGGGGTGCGCGTGACGCTGCTGCAACCGGGTCTGACGGACACCGGCGGCATCCCCGACGACCGGCGTGACGATCCCAAGCTCGCACCCGAGGACGTCGCCCGTGCCGTCCTGTACGCGGTGGGGCAGCCGCCGACGGTCGACGTGAACGAGATCGTCGTCCGGCCCGTCGGCCAGGAGCGCTGA